TACCTCCGCAAGAAGGGCATCGCGAAGGCCGAGAAGCGCGCCGACCGCTCCACGAGCGAAGGCATCGTCGGGGGAGAGGTGTTCAACAACGGCACGTCGGGCGCCATCCTCGAAGTCGCCTGCGAAACCGACTTCGTGGCCCGCAACGAAGACTTCGGCAAGATCGTCGCCACCCTCGTGGCGCATCGGGTGCAGTCGCCCGCGGCCGACATCGAAGCGATGCTGGCCGAACCGCTGGCGTCCAATCCGGCCGAAACCGTGGCCGACTTCGTGAAGGGCGCCTCGGCGCTCACCGGTGAAGCGGTCAACGCCAAGCGCACCGCGCGCTTCGACGCCGGCGAGAGCGGCCAGGTGGGCATGTACCGCCACCACAACGGCAAGCTCGCCACGCTGGTGCAGATCACGGCGTCCTCGCCGGAAGTGGCCGCGCACGAAGCCACGCGCGAACTCGTGAAGTACATCGCCGAACACGTGGCCGCCTCGGCGCCCATGGCCGTCGATCGCACGGGTGTGCCCAACGAGAAGCTCGAAAGCGAACGCCGCATCGCGGAAGAGCAGGCCCGCCAGGCCGGCAAGCCCGACGCGATGATCGAGAAGATCGCCACCGGCAAGGTGGAAGCGTTCCTCAAGGACGTGACGCTGCTGCCGCAGCCCTGGGTGCGTGACCCGGCCGTGACCATCGCGCAGCTCGTGGCCGACTACGCGAAGAAGGCGGGTGGCACGATCACCGTCGACCGTTTCGCGCGTCTGCAGCTCGGCGCCGAGTGAGCGCGATGAACGCCGACGCGACCACGTCGCTGCGTTTCTCGCGCATTCTCCTCAAGATCTCCGGCGAAGCCCTCGCCGGAGATCGTGGGGTCGGTTTCGATTTCGATCGCATCGGATTTTTCGCCGATCAGATCGTCGAAGTGGCCCGCATGGGCGTCCAGCTCGGCCTCGTCATCGGCGGTGGCAACATCGTCCGTGGCACCCAGCTCTCCCAGATGGGTATGGACCGCGTGGGCGCCGACTACATGGGCATGCTCGGCACCGTCATCAACGCGATGGCGCTGCAGGATGTGCTCGAGAAGAAGGGGCTCGACACCCGGGTCATGACGGCCATCCGCATGGAAGAATTGGCGGAACCGTACATCCGGCGTCGGGCGCTGCGCCACTTCGAGAAGGGGCGTACGGTGATCTTTGCCGCCGGCACGGGCAATCCGTATTTTTCCACCGATACCGCGGCGGTGCTGCGCGCCATCCAGATGAAGGCCGATGTCATCATCAAGGCAACCAGCGTCGACGGTGTGTATTCGGCCGACCCCAAGAAAGACCCCAACGCGACGTTCTACGAGACGATCAGCTATCGTGACGTGATGCTCGAAGAGCTGCGTGTGATGGACCAGACGGCCATCACGCTCTGCAAGGAGAATCAGTTGCCGCTGATCGTGCTCAACCTCCACCGCCCCGATGCCATCGCCCGAGCCGTACGCGGTGAGCGGGTCGGGACCCTGGTTTCCTGAATACGCCATGAGCACTACTGCGCAGATCATCAAGGACGCCAAATCCGGCATGGACAAGGCCATCGAGAACTCGAAGCGGGAGTTCTCCGGCGTGCGCACCGGGAAGGCGTCGCCGAACATGCTCGACACCATCAAGGTCGAAGCCTATGGCTCGATGCTGCCGTTGAACCAGGTGGCGTCGATCGCGGCACCCGAACCGCGCATCCTCCTGGTCACGCCCTTCGACAAGGGGCAGGCCAAGGTCATCGAGAAGGCCATCCGGGAATCGGAACTCGGCCTCGATCCGGCCCATCAGGGCGGGGTCATCCGCGTGCCGCTGCCCAGCATGAACGAACAGCGTCGCAAGGAACTCGTGAAGGTGCTGCACAAGCTCGCCGAGGACGGGCGCATCGCGGTGCGTCATGCCCGTACGGATGCACGCGACAAGGTGAAGAAGCTCGACGGCGTCTCCGAAGACGAGAAGAAGCACGCGGAGAAGGAACTGCAGAAGGTGCACGACGAGTTCATCGGCAAGATCGACGCCTTGGTGAAGGCGAAGGAAGCCGAATTGATGGAAGTCTGAGTCCGCCTTGCGGACCGATCGTGGATGTGCGCGTCACCGCTTCCGCCTGCCATGACTGAACCCCAGTCAGCGCTGCTGGCACGCATTCGCGTGCACGGGGCGGTGCCGCGCCACATTGCGATCATCATGGATGGCAATGGCCGCTGGGCGCGCGAACGGCACATGCCGCGCGCGTTCGGTCACCGGTCGGGCATGAAGGCCGTGCGCGAGGTGGTGGAAGGCGCCCTCGAGGCCGGCGTCGAATGGCTGTCGCTGTTCGCCTTCTCGCAGGAGAACTGGCAGCGTCCGGAAACCGAAGTGTCGGCGCTCATGTCGCTGCTCGAGGAGTACATCGCCCGCGAAGCCGCCGAACTGGCGCAGCAGGGCGTGCGGGTCTTCGTGCATGGCGATCTCTCGCGACTCAGTCCGCCCGCCGCGAATGCCGTGAAGCGCGTGGTCGACGAGACGGCGACGGGGACGAAGCTCGGACTCAATCTGTTCATCTCCTACGGCGGACGGGCGGAACTGGTTCGCGCCACGCGACAGCTGGCCGCCGATGTGCTCGCGGGACGACTCGGCGTCGACGCGATCAATGAGGAGGAGATCAGCGCGCGCCTGTACACTGCGGGCTGCCCCGATCCCGATCTGCTCATCAGGACGTCGGGAGAACAGCGTCTTTCGAATTTCCTGCTGTGGCAGGTCGCGTACGCGGAGCTTTACATCTCGAGCCTCTTCTGGCCCGATTTCGATCGCGGCGCGCTGTACGAAGCCATCGCGGATTTCCAGCGACGCGACCGGCGTTTCGGCAAAGTGAGCACGTGAACGAACTGGCGCGGCGCGTCGTCGTGGCGCTCATCGGTGCGCCCATTGCGCTCGGGTTCATCTGGATCGGCGATGCGGCGCTCACCACGCTGCTCGGCGGGATGGCGGCGATCGGCGCATGGGAGTTCTACCGGCTGGCGCGGGACAGCGGCGCGGCCCCGATGGCGCCACTGGGCATCGTGTTGTCGGCGCTCATTCCCATCGCGGTGCACGCGCACTATCTCGGCGTGGCCCGCATGCCCATCGCCCTCGTGCCACTCGTCGCCGTCGCGACGCTGGGCGCGAGCATCTGGCTGCGTGGTGTCGAGGGGCGGCCCCTGGCATCGACCTCCAGCACGATCTTCGGGGCGATCTATACCGGCGGCACACTGAGCTTCGCCTATGCACTGCGCTATCACAACTATGCCGTCGGAGACATGGCCGGCGCGCTGGTCGTGATCTTTCCGCTGGTGCTCACATGGGCCAGCGACATCGGCGCGTACTTCAGCGGTCGGGCCATCGGCGGACGGAAGCTCATGCCATCGGTGAGCCCGGGCAAGACCATCGCCGGCGCCATCGGGGCGGTGATCACCACGATCGGGGTCGCGTATGCCCTGGTGCATCTGCTGCTCATTCCGAAGGCCCAACTGGCGTTCACGCCGGTTGGGTTGGTGATCTTCGCGGTACTGATCAGCGTCGCCGCGCAGATCGGGGACCTCGCCGAATCGCTGCTCAAGCGCGAAGCCGGCGTGAAGGACAGCGGCACGCTCTTCCCGGGACATGGCGGGGTGCTCGATCGCCTGGACTCGCTGTTCTTCGTCCTGCCCACGGCGTACGTGCTGTACGATCTGCTGTTGATCCCCGCGCCCGGCGGTCGATGAAGGCCGGTGCTACGGTCCGTAGCGTCGCCAGCGGTGCCGCT
The nucleotide sequence above comes from Gemmatimonas aurantiaca. Encoded proteins:
- a CDS encoding phosphatidate cytidylyltransferase, whose translation is MNELARRVVVALIGAPIALGFIWIGDAALTTLLGGMAAIGAWEFYRLARDSGAAPMAPLGIVLSALIPIAVHAHYLGVARMPIALVPLVAVATLGASIWLRGVEGRPLASTSSTIFGAIYTGGTLSFAYALRYHNYAVGDMAGALVVIFPLVLTWASDIGAYFSGRAIGGRKLMPSVSPGKTIAGAIGAVITTIGVAYALVHLLLIPKAQLAFTPVGLVIFAVLISVAAQIGDLAESLLKREAGVKDSGTLFPGHGGVLDRLDSLFFVLPTAYVLYDLLLIPAPGGR
- a CDS encoding isoprenyl transferase, yielding MTEPQSALLARIRVHGAVPRHIAIIMDGNGRWARERHMPRAFGHRSGMKAVREVVEGALEAGVEWLSLFAFSQENWQRPETEVSALMSLLEEYIAREAAELAQQGVRVFVHGDLSRLSPPAANAVKRVVDETATGTKLGLNLFISYGGRAELVRATRQLAADVLAGRLGVDAINEEEISARLYTAGCPDPDLLIRTSGEQRLSNFLLWQVAYAELYISSLFWPDFDRGALYEAIADFQRRDRRFGKVST
- the frr gene encoding ribosome recycling factor, whose product is MSTTAQIIKDAKSGMDKAIENSKREFSGVRTGKASPNMLDTIKVEAYGSMLPLNQVASIAAPEPRILLVTPFDKGQAKVIEKAIRESELGLDPAHQGGVIRVPLPSMNEQRRKELVKVLHKLAEDGRIAVRHARTDARDKVKKLDGVSEDEKKHAEKELQKVHDEFIGKIDALVKAKEAELMEV
- the pyrH gene encoding UMP kinase codes for the protein MNADATTSLRFSRILLKISGEALAGDRGVGFDFDRIGFFADQIVEVARMGVQLGLVIGGGNIVRGTQLSQMGMDRVGADYMGMLGTVINAMALQDVLEKKGLDTRVMTAIRMEELAEPYIRRRALRHFEKGRTVIFAAGTGNPYFSTDTAAVLRAIQMKADVIIKATSVDGVYSADPKKDPNATFYETISYRDVMLEELRVMDQTAITLCKENQLPLIVLNLHRPDAIARAVRGERVGTLVS
- the tsf gene encoding translation elongation factor Ts, translated to MSTPITAKAVAELRQRTGAGMMDCKKALEETNGDMDAAVEYLRKKGIAKAEKRADRSTSEGIVGGEVFNNGTSGAILEVACETDFVARNEDFGKIVATLVAHRVQSPAADIEAMLAEPLASNPAETVADFVKGASALTGEAVNAKRTARFDAGESGQVGMYRHHNGKLATLVQITASSPEVAAHEATRELVKYIAEHVAASAPMAVDRTGVPNEKLESERRIAEEQARQAGKPDAMIEKIATGKVEAFLKDVTLLPQPWVRDPAVTIAQLVADYAKKAGGTITVDRFARLQLGAE